A genome region from Schistocerca americana isolate TAMUIC-IGC-003095 chromosome 1, iqSchAmer2.1, whole genome shotgun sequence includes the following:
- the LOC124603037 gene encoding uncharacterized protein LOC124603037 codes for MKEVTLQEDYCYSQWLSHLNVSDYKRGAFFKYYHETPVGFQFGVIKAWVKARENLMWKGMDKQINSLVMNCKISCSSKPPLNIQQDMVNEPMKKLYVDYVSPSLCSRVGNWYVYACIDVSICFFCLLPTCSVISQVSMKCLQGIFVIFGPCCALFSDNVMTFKSTAFCNFCFEIGMVHSTTTPYYPNTSFVGHVNRSLRAALIALHYRDKLWESPCSVFAAYSDFALCGSSHLAGKEPPN; via the exons ATGAAAGAGGTCACTTTGCAGGAGGATTATTGCTATTCACAGTGGCTAAGTCACCTTAATGTGTCTGACTATAAACGAGGAGCCT TCTTCAAATATTATCATGAAACACCAGTGGGCTTTCAGTTTGGTGTTATCAAAGCATGGGTGAAGGCTAGAGAGAATTTGATGTGGAAGGGGATGGATAAACAGATTAACTCATTGGTGATGAACTGTAAAATCAGTTGTAGTAGCAAACCTCCATTAAATATCCAACAAGATATGGTTAATGAGCCTATGAAAAAATTATATGTGGATTATGTGAGTCCATCCCTATGCTCTAGAGTGGGTAACTGGTATGTATATGCATGCATAGATGTGTCTATATGCTTTTTCTGCTTGCTCCCTACTTGCAGTGTTATATCTCAAGTATCAATGAAGTGTTTACAGGGGATATTTGTAATCTTTGGTCCTTGCTGTGCTTTATTTTCTGATAATGTAATGACATTCAAATCTACTGCTTTTTGTAACTTTTGTTTTGaaataggaatggttcacagcactACTACACCATATTACCCAAATACTTCCTTTGTGGGACATGTGAACCGCAGTTTGAGAGCAGCCTTGATTGCATTGCATTACAGAGACAAATTATGGGAGAGCCCTTGCTCGGTTTTTGCGGCTTACTCAGATTTTGCACTTTGTGGCTCCAGTCACCTTGCTGGCAAGGAACCACCAAACTAA